In a genomic window of Gavia stellata isolate bGavSte3 chromosome 30, bGavSte3.hap2, whole genome shotgun sequence:
- the GSTM4 gene encoding glutathione S-transferase Mu 4 isoform X2 encodes MVVTLGYWDIRGLAHAIRLLLEYTETPYQERQYRPGPAPDFDPSDWTSEKEKLGLDFPNLPYLIDGPTKLTQSNAILRYIARKHNMGGETEEEMLRVDMLENQIMDLRMSFARLCYNPDFEKLKPAYLEQLPGKLRELSRFLGSRPWFAGEKLTFVDFVAYDVLDQHRMFVPECPELQGNLGRFLQRFEALEKISAYMQSGRFMKTPIFWRTAQWCNTKE; translated from the exons ATGGTGGTGACGTTGGGGTACTGGGACATCCGTGGG TTGGCCCACGCCATCCGACTGCTGCTGGAGTACACGGAGACCCCCTACCAGGAGAGGCAGTACCGCCCCGGCCCAG cccctgactTCGACCCGAGCGACTGGACCagtgagaaagagaaactgGGCCTCGACTTCCCCAAT ctgccctaTCTCATCGACGGCCCCACCAAGCTGACGCAGAGCAACGCCATCCTGCGCTACATCGCCCGCAAGCACAACATGG GCGGTGAGACAGAGGAGGAGATGCTGCGCGTGGACATGTTGGAGAACCAGATCATGGATTTGCGGATGAGCTTCGCCCGGCTGTGCTACAACCCCGACTTC GAGAAGCTGAAGCCGGCGTACCTGGAGCAGCTGCCGGGGAAGCTGCGGGAGCTGTCGCGGTTCCTGGGCTCCCGGCCGTGGTTTGCGGGGGAGAAG cTCACTTTCGTGGACTTTGTGGCGTACGACGTGCTGGACCAGCACCGCATGTTCGtccccgagtgccccgagctGCAGGGCAACCTGGGCCGGTTCCTGCAGCGCTTCGAG GCGCTGGAGAAGATCTCTGCCTACATGCAGTCGGGGCGCTTCATGAAGACCCCCATTTTCTGGCGCACGGCGCAGTGGTGCAACACCAAGGAGTGA
- the GSTM4 gene encoding glutathione S-transferase Mu 4 isoform X1: MVVTLGYWDIRGLAHAIRLLLEYTETPYQERQYRPGPAPDFDPSDWTSEKEKLGLDFPNLPYLIDGPTKLTQSNAILRYIARKHNMGGETEEEMLRVDMLENQIMDLRMSFARLCYNPDFEKLKPAYLEQLPGKLRELSRFLGSRPWFAGEKLTFVDFVAYDVLDQHRMFVPECPELQGNLGRFLQRFEVNGTLVSLSPSLTPWCPHPCPQHPAAPILIPNTLVSLSPSPSPTPQCLCPHPRYPGVSVLIPNTLVSPFPSLTPCP; encoded by the exons ATGGTGGTGACGTTGGGGTACTGGGACATCCGTGGG TTGGCCCACGCCATCCGACTGCTGCTGGAGTACACGGAGACCCCCTACCAGGAGAGGCAGTACCGCCCCGGCCCAG cccctgactTCGACCCGAGCGACTGGACCagtgagaaagagaaactgGGCCTCGACTTCCCCAAT ctgccctaTCTCATCGACGGCCCCACCAAGCTGACGCAGAGCAACGCCATCCTGCGCTACATCGCCCGCAAGCACAACATGG GCGGTGAGACAGAGGAGGAGATGCTGCGCGTGGACATGTTGGAGAACCAGATCATGGATTTGCGGATGAGCTTCGCCCGGCTGTGCTACAACCCCGACTTC GAGAAGCTGAAGCCGGCGTACCTGGAGCAGCTGCCGGGGAAGCTGCGGGAGCTGTCGCGGTTCCTGGGCTCCCGGCCGTGGTTTGCGGGGGAGAAG cTCACTTTCGTGGACTTTGTGGCGTACGACGTGCTGGACCAGCACCGCATGTTCGtccccgagtgccccgagctGCAGGGCAACCTGGGCCGGTTCCTGCAGCGCTTCGAGGTGAACG gcactctggtgtccctgtccccatccctgacaccctggtgtccccatccctgtccccaacACCCTGCTGCCCCCATCCTCATCCCTAACACCCTGGTGTCCCTATCTCCATCACCATCCCCAACACCCCAATgtctctgtccccatccccgaTACCCTGGTGTCTCTGTCCTCATCCCTAACACTCTGgtgtccccattcccatccctgACACCCTGTCCCTGA
- the LOC132319685 gene encoding glutathione S-transferase Mu 1-like: MAVLGYWDIRGLAHAIRLLLEYTETPYEDKLYSCGEAPDYDKSQWINEKEKLGLDFPNLPYFIDGTTKLTQSNAIMRYIARKHKMCGETEEEILRVDMLENQIMDFRMSLVMVCYNPDFEKLKPGYLEQLPGKLKLFSNFLGDRKWFAGEKALEKVAAYMKSSRFLKMPINNKMAKWGNKKE; encoded by the exons ATGGCGGTGTTGGGCTACTGGGACATCCGCGGc ctcGCCCATGCCATCCGCCTGCTGCTGGAGTACACCGAGACACCCTACGAGGACAAGCTCTACAGCTGCGGGGAAG CTCCCGACTACGACAAGAGCCAATGGATCAACGAGAAGGAGAAGCTGGGGCTGGACTTCCCCAAC CTCCCTTACTTCATTGACGGCACCACCAAGCTCACACAAAGCAACGCCATCATGCGCTACATCGCCCGCAAGCACAAGATGT GCGGTGAGACGGAGGAGGAGATCCTCCGCGTGGACATGCTGGAGAACCAGATCATGGATTTCCGCATGAGCCTGGTGATGGTCTGCTACAACCCTGACTTT gagAAGCTCAAGCCGGGCTACCTGGAGCAGCTGCCGGGGAAGCTGAAGCTCTTCTCCAACTTCTTGGGGGACAGAAAGTGGTTTGCGGGGGAGAAG GCCCTGGAGAAGGTGGCAGCCTACATGAAGTCCAGCCGCTTCTTGAAGATGCCCATCAACAACAAGATGGCCAAGTGGGGCAACAAGAAGGAGTAG
- the EPS8L3 gene encoding epidermal growth factor receptor kinase substrate 8-like protein 3, which yields MGEPFGRWSNPPSRNEYDDSSALRRSNSFARPSGKSIYNQRKDYGQTLLNPQSHFQHHVEHLLTVRLERDIRSTDDCLAHLKVLEAQGRVWGQDLILQVKDQELVLRDVESKEELESYPLGSVQGCSAALDVCGYNSVLAISVQERSPPGSSVLLFQCDHLGAETLKSSLEKLVKQWKEEQRSQHGHRSNLDMPPSLVPPYAQGPSAAPERWAETPEPDFPGPPRHGLPSSHYSLPDTQQMPWTNPPGQVMSNVDRDVEVLNHVLSDLDLFVVRLKTALGLVNTANLKKRKKKNKGLPTQGDYTDFFQKVKYALNLMGKTHWHVREPDPSELLHLIFTALSFVSAPKIRSQSPTQGYGGCCSITAHPEQVLDHCPNPSLARAVEAPLLVPEAVELLEKTLHQGDYSTWKSLGIAWNKTRAEYPNGELVPRYIPVFSDGWLPPPMEQSPATGWRDNPGQAAPFPAQELVRALYEFQGRNPQELSVRMGDILQVLDQRKKWWLVQDGRGEKGYVPSNVLEPLGQGYGRGWHSPSQDSPPNLHPDSSPAEVTAWLKDKGFSRITVRCLGVLTGHQLLQMNPAELRAVCPEEWRRVLFKLSSVRTSLGVRDPQPRMGPRD from the exons ATGGGAGAACCCTTCGGCCGCTGGAGCAACCCCCCATCCCG CAACGAATACGATGACAGCTCTGCGCTCCGACGGTCCAACAGCTTTGCCCGCCCCAGTGGGAAAAGCATCTACA ACCAGCGCAAGGACTACGGCCAGACCCTGCTCAATCCCCAGAGCCATTTCCAGCACCACGTCGAG CACCTGCTCACGGTGCGCCTGGAGAGGGACATCCGTAGCACCGATGACTGCCTGGCGCACCTGAAGGTGCTGGAGGCCCAGGGACGGGTCTGGGGGCAGGATCTCATCCTGCAAGTCAAGGACCAGGAATTGGTGCTGAGGGATGTGGAGAGCAAG gaggagctggagtcTTACCCCCTGGGCAGCGTTCAGGGGTGCTCGGCCGCACTGGACGTCTGCGGCTACAACTCGGTGTTGGCCATCAGCGTGCAGGAGCGGAGCCCCCCGGGGAGCAGCGTCCTGCTCTTCCAGTGCGACCATCTGGGG GCAGAGACGCTGAagagcagcctggagaagctggtgaagcagtggaaggaggagcagaggagtCAGCACGGGCATAG GAGCAACCTGGACATGCCGCCGAGCCTGGTCCCCCCGTACGCGCAGGGTCCCTCCGCGGCCCCGGAGCGGTGGGCAGAGACCCCCGAGCCCGACttccccgggcccccccggcaTGGGCTGCCCTCCTCGCACTACA GCTTGCCGGACACCCAGCAGATGCCATGGACCAACCCCCCGGGCCAAGTCATGTCCAACGTGGACCGAGATGTT GAGGTCCTCAACCACGTGCTGAGCGACCTGGACCTCTTCGTGGTCCGGCTGAAGACAGCCCTGGGCTTGGTCAACACCGCCAacctgaagaagaggaagaagaagaacaaag GTCTGCCCACCCAGGGTGACTACACGGACTTCTTCCAGAAGGTGAAATACGCCCTCAACCTCATG GGAAAGACCCACTGGCACGTGCGGGAGCCGGATCCCTCCGAGCTGCTGCATCTCATCTTCACGGCCCTCTCCTTCGTGAGTGCCCCCAAAATCAGGTCCCAATCCCCCACCCAGGG ATATGGGGGGTGCTGCTCCATCACCGCCCACCCGGAGCAGGTCCTGGACCACTGCCCCAACCCCAGCCTGGCCCGGGCGGTGGAGGCACCGCTGCTGGTGCCGGAGGCggtggagctgctggagaagacCCTACACCAGGGTGACTACAGCACCTGGAAGAGCCTCGGCATCGCCTGGAACAAGACCAG GGCAGAGTACCCCAACGGTGAGCTGGTGCCCCGCTACATCCCCGTCTTCTCGGACGGGTGGCTGCCCCCTCCGATGGAGCAG TCGCCGGCCACCGGCTGGAGGGACAACCCCGGCCAAGC GgcccccttccctgcccaggaGCTGGTGCGAGCCCTGTACGAGTTCCAGGGCAGGAACCCCCAGGAGCTGAGCGTCAGGATGGGGGACATACTGCag GTCCTGGACCAGCGGAAGAAGTGGTGGCTGGTGCAGGACGGCCGGGGGGAGAAGGGCTACGTCCCCAGCAACGTCCTGGAGCCCCTGGGGCAGGGGTATGGCAGGGggtggcacagccccagccag GACAGCCCCCCCAACCTGCACCCCGACTCCTCACCGGCGGAGGTGACAGCCTGGCTGAAGGACAAGGGCTTCTCGCGGAT CACGGTGCGGTGCCTGGGGGTGCTGACGGGGCACCAGCTTCTGCAGATGAACCCGGCGGAGCTGCGGGCCGTCTGCCCCGAGGAGTGGCGACGAGTCCTCTTCAAGCTCTCCTCCGTCAGGACATCCCTGGGGGTGAGGGACCCCCAGCCTcgc ATGGGCCCCAGGGATTGA